From the Zymoseptoria tritici IPO323 chromosome 2, whole genome shotgun sequence genome, the window TTCCGTGTCGACGATAGCATGACCAGCGTGGCTGCGAGGTGATCGAGTGGTGGAGCGTCGTTGAAAGGGGTCCGCTgagcggagatggaggtagTTCTAGTCGAGTATTTGCGACTTATGCCGTGGCTAAAGTCGTGGTTTGAGCGCCGGAGCGGCTTATGTCAGCTCAGATCTTTTGGAGCAGAAAGCAAAAAGCTAGCACATGAATGCGGTCGATGTAATGTCAACGATTGATGACCATCGCGCCCGAAGAATTCATCAGCACCTCATGAATTACGACGAAGATGCCGCCGCGTGTGAAGAAGACCGACCCTGTTGAGGCCAGTGAAGGCGGCGGCACTGAAGAGGTATCCATATCATCCGTTCATTCACCACGAGTATGAGCAATTCTGATCGGCAACTTGAAGGTGGCGGCGCCAAAACCTGCAGCACCACCAACGCCCAAGAAGCGCACAACGTCAACATCCAAGCCAAAGGACAAAGATGTCTCAAAAGCCTCGAAAACATCCAACGATTCAAAAGCGGCAGCGAAGAGGAAAATTGTCGCGGACGATATCGATGCACTTTTGAAGCCGTTCTACTACACCAAGAGCTTGACCGACCCCATCAACACAGCGCAAGATAAATGGAACCTGCTTCCGGCCTTCTTACGCGTGAAAGGACTGATCAAGCAGCATACCGACTCCTACGATTACTTCATCGACGTCGAACTCAAGAAGATCGTCAAGGCGAACGATTTTATCCTCTCCGACACAGACAAGAAGAAATGGCTTCGCTTTACCGACATCAGAGTAGGGAAACCATGCCGTGTCGAGGACACTCGCTCCGGATGGGTCGAGACTGCTGTGACCCCGAACGAATGCCGCCTCCGCGATATGACCTACGCTGCTCCGATCTATGTTGACTTCGTGTATCCGAGACAATCTGGAAACGTCAGAAAGACGGATGTCATGATCGGTCGCATGCCCATGATGCTTCGAAGCTCGAAGTGCGTACTAAATGGAAGATCGGAATCGGAAATGGCGTGGTTGAACGAGTGCGCCGTTGATCCTGGTGGTTACTTCATCGTACGCGGTCAAGAAAAGGTCATTCTTGTTCAAGAACAACTCAGCAAAAATCGTATCATCGTCGAAACATTCAAGGGCGTCATACAGGCTTCTGTCACCAGTCACACAGCCAACGTCAAGACCAAGACCTACGTCCTGGTCAAAAAGGGTCACATTTACCTCAAGCACAACTCGCTCAATGAGGACATCCCTGTGGCAATCATGCTGCGCGCGATGGGTGTCCAATCCGACCACGAAATTCTACTCCTCGCAGCTGGGAACGATGCGCAGTATCAGGACGAGTTTGCGCCAAATCTGGAGGTTGCTGCCATTGAAGGTGCTTTCACTCAGGAGCAAGCGCTCGAGTACATTGCAACTCGACTAAAGCCGGACAGATTTGGTGACAAGTGGAAACGGAATGAAAAGACGCCGAAGCAGACAGCGCTCGAGAAGCTTGCAGCGACCATCATTCCTcatgtcgaagtcgagggCATGAACTTTCGGCCAAAGGCACTCTACATTGCATTCATGACAAGGAGAGTACTGATGGCGATGAATGACCCGAAGCTGGTTGACGATCGTGATTACGTTGGTAACAAGCGTCTCGAACTTGCCGGACAGATGCTTGCCCTGCTGTTTGAGGATCTGTTCAAGGACTTTGTCAGAATGATCAAGGTCAACATGGACAAAACGTTGAAGAAGCCCAACCCGACACAAGAATTCGACCCAGTCAGGATCGTCGAGCAAGGTGAAGCGCGCATCACAAGTGGAATGGAACGGGCGATTTCCACTGGCAACTGGACGCTGAAGCGCTTTCGCATGGACAGAGCTGGTGTTACCCACGTTTTGAGTCGACTCAGTTACATCAGCGCTCTTGGAATGATGACTCGGATCACCAGTCAGTTCGAAAAGACACGGAAAGTCTCTGGTCCTCGTGCGTTGCAGCCTTCTCAATTCGGCATGCTCTGTACGTCTGATACGCCTGAGGGAGAAGCTTGCGGACTGGTGAAGAACTTGGCTCTGATGACCCACATCACGACCGCGGACGACGAAGCTCCGGTGAGGAAGATGATGTACGTCCTCGGAGCCGAGGATGTCACATCCGTATCTGGAACGGAGATCTACGGAAACGGCGCCTACATAATCTTCATCAACGGAACCCCTGCCGCGCTCACGAGACAGCCCAAACAATTCCTCAACGGCTTCAGGAAATTCAGGCGGATGGGAAGGATATCCGAGTTTGTCAGTATTTATATCAATCACCACCACAATGGAGTTCACATCGCCACCGATGAAGGTCGGGTATGCCGGCCActggtcgtcgtcgagaaggGCAAGTCGAAGGTCACAGTGCGCTTTCTGGAATCTCTGCGGAAGGGTACGATGGACTTCGACGACGCGCTCTCTCGCGGCATCGTGGAGTATCTGGATGTGAACGAAGAAAATGACTCCAACATCGCCGTTTACGAGAAGCAGATTGACGAGCACACGACACATCTTGAGATTGAACCTTTCACAATCTTAGGCGCTGTTGCTGGACTGATTCCTTATCCTCATCACAACCAATCTCCGCGCAACACGTATCAGGCATGCCTCCCCCCCGTCCTCAAATGTGATTGTGTGCTAACAATGAATAGTGTGCCATGGGAAAGCAAGCCATCGGGGCCATCGCATACAATCAATTCACCCGGATCGACACTCTACTCTACCTCATGGTGTATCCGCAAAAGCCAATGGTGACGACACGGACGATCGAACTCGTCAAGTACGACAAATTGCCAGCCGGTCAGAATGCTGTTGTAGCCGTCATGTCCTACTCTGGGTATGATATCGAGGATGCTCTCGTCCTGAACAAGGCGTCTTGTGATCGCGGCTTTGGCCGTTGCCAGGTCTTCAAGAAGATCAGCATGCCACTCAAGTCGTACGGCAACGGGTATCAAGATCGATTGGGAGACCGAGATGCTAAGAACACTCGACATCGCAAG encodes:
- a CDS encoding DNA-directed RNA polymerase III subunit RET1 encodes the protein MPPRVKKTDPVEASEGGGTEEVSISSVHSPRPFYYTKSLTDPINTAQDKWNLLPAFLRVKGLIKQHTDSYDYFIDVELKKIVKANDFILSDTDKKKWLRFTDIRVGKPCRVEDTRSGWVETAVTPNECRLRDMTYAAPIYVDFVYPRQSGNVRKTDVMIGRMPMMLRSSKCVLNGRSESEMAWLNECAVDPGGYFIVRGQEKVILVQEQLSKNRIIVETFKGVIQASVTSHTANVKTKTYVLVKKGHIYLKHNSLNEDIPVAIMLRAMGVQSDHEILLLAAGNDAQYQDEFAPNLEVAAIEGAFTQEQALEYIATRLKPDRFGDKWKRNEKTPKQTALEKLAATIIPHVEVEGMNFRPKALYIAFMTRRVLMAMNDPKLVDDRDYVGNKRLELAGQMLALLFEDLFKDFVRMIKVNMDKTLKKPNPTQEFDPVRIVEQGEARITSGMERAISTGNWTLKRFRMDRAGVTHVLSRLSYISALGMMTRITSQFEKTRKVSGPRALQPSQFGMLCTSDTPEGEACGLVKNLALMTHITTADDEAPVRKMMYVLGAEDVTSVSGTEIYGNGAYIIFINGTPAALTRQPKQFLNGFRKFRRMGRISEFVSIYINHHHNGVHIATDEGRVCRPLVVVEKGKSKVTVRFLESLRKGTMDFDDALSRGIVEYLDVNEENDSNIAVYEKQIDEHTTHLEIEPFTILGAVAGLIPYPHHNQSPRNTYQACLPPQAIGAIAYNQFTRIDTLLYLMVYPQKPMVTTRTIELVKYDKLPAGQNAVVAVMSYSGYDIEDALVLNKASCDRGFGRCQVFKKISMPLKSYGNGYQDRLGDRDAKNTRHRKIGKDGLVEVGSEIESSDMYMLKEQPMNQASAIPQKEQKWSPMHMSYKLPDPCYADKVQITTNEANSTIIKIQTRQTRRPEIGDKFSSRHGQKGVVGLLAEQVDMPFSDSGVIPDIIMNPHGFPSRMTVGKMLELVSGKAGVLAGKQEYGTAFGGSKVEDMGATLVKHGFSYSGKDCLTSGITGESLPMYVFFGPIYYQKLKHMVQDKMHSRATGPRAILTRQPTEGRSRQGGLRLGEMERDCLIAYGASQLLLERLMISSDAHEVDVCQNCGMMGYNNWCQSCSSSRSVVRMTMPYAAKLLIQELMSMNVKASLQLADEFPREQ